The genomic window TACGGTATGTAAAAGTTAGCAACTAAGAGTAGTTCATATCCAGTTTCATTTGGGGGCATCGTGTTCCAGAGTGTACCCGTGTTTCACCATGTTTCAAAATATGAATTTTAAAACTTGTTGAAATATAGTCAAAAGTGGTCTCGTTTTAAAGTCATCGTCATCATAAACACAAATATGCAAATGGATCATAAAATGAACACCCGGTTGAGAAGATAAAACGTAATACTAGCATGGGATGGTGGAGCATAGCTAGAACAGTAGTGAGAGAAGAATCTGACTAACTATAAGCAGTAGTCAATGAATGCATGTGGATCTTCAAGAAAATTAATGGCCTACATGCACGGGATACATGCCTTTCACCAAAAGGTACACATATATGGACATGCTTTCTTTTATTATTACTAGGTAATTGCTAGGTTTATGGCCCCCAGGAGGATTGTGATAAAATCTGATTCCTCCATGAGATCAGAACAATAAGATCAAGTGCTTCAGGACCGTGGCTCCTCTCAGGCTATGAGAACACCTGATTGTTAGTGCGGAAGATAAGAATAAATTGGTTAGTGATGTTCTGTTGCATGATTTTAACCTTAATGGCCGTGCTTTCACATGGACAAACGCAACAATCTATACGGTTCTCTACAAGATTGATCGCATGTTGGCCTCTCTGGAGTGGCATGATCTCTTCCCGGACAGTTTTCTCCAAGGAATTTCCTCGACCGCATCCGACCACTGCCCATTGCTTCTCGCCACAGTTCACAAAGTTGTTGGGTGTCGCAGATTACGTTTTGAATTTTGTTGGTTATCCAGGGAAATGTGGACTCCTTGGCGCGGTCAAATCCAGCCCTCTGTGCTATTTCTAACCCGCTGATCAGTCTATGTCATATCCAGCCCTCTGTGCTATTTCTATCCCACTGATCAGACTATGTCTGCAAGATCAGTTTCATCACAGACAAAACTCTTCAAATCTGGAGTGCCAAAATCTTTGGTAATATTAAAGAAAAATTGTCTGGGCGACTGGATCAAGTGAAAGACAGTTGCACTCTCCATTTCTCTGAGACATGGCTTCAAGAGAATTAAAAAGGAAGCTGCTCGGACTTTATTCAGTGGATGGAATGATGGCTCCTCAAAGATCTAGAATCACATATTTGGAGGCAGGGGACGCCAACCTCAACTTATAGAAAATCTGATGAGTTTGATGCTAGCATATAAACTATTTTGAAAGGATAAAAAAGTTGACTCACATttgatctttatatttctttatgTACTTCTAAATACTTTGGACGAGGACGGaattatttttccaaaaaatagcCATTCTCCACATTATTGACTGCGCTATGATCCTTATACAATATACAGACTGTCACCCTCTAATACAGTTTTCTTTCATGTTGAATCATTTTCAGTGGCAAGATCTTTTTCATAAAATTCATGGTCCACAAGCTTTGGATGATGTGTACGGCAGAAGGTAAAGCAAACTGCAAGATTGTGTATGTGTTTTCTATATTGTACCTTCTGTTTTTGCTAATTACGAAAATTCACTGTTCTTTTTTCAGTTACAGGGAGCTTCTTGTAAAGTGTTTTTTTTATCTGGGCATGTTGACCATTTCATTATCGTGGGCTAGATCTGGGCAGTGTAGGTGAAGAGCCGTGAAACCGTGTATACATTTATTTCTCAGATTTTTGGTTTCGTTCTTCGAAGTCTGAGTGACATAGAGATGTTTCTGCACAATCTTTTTACATGTCACATGATATAGAATTTCACGTCAATGATTCATCGTTCCAACCATGCAATGTCGTGGGCGGGTGTAACCGAGCAAAAGTGGCACTATACATGTCTACCACCTCTGGTGTTAATGTGTAGTATTGACCCCAGGACGTCCACCAAACACACCGTGAATGTCACAACACATACGCCATGTGGGTGGAACGACAGGTGTTACAAAACaattgcacaaaagaattacaataacacacacacacacacacacacacacacacacacacacacacacacacacacgcacacacacacacacgcacgcacgcacgcacgccgaATCCAACAAGTCAAATATAACAAACACACACACAACGAATCCAACAAGTAAAATATGACAAAGGGTCATACAACAAAGATGTGGTTCTCACAACGGAAGTGAAAATGTACCTTAGACAGGTAAAAATTAACAAATGCCTTATTAAGAAGGCTAAAAAAAGATTAGATGGCATTCATATCCTTGCTCGAACAACTGTCCGGGATAACCATAGCTAAGTGGTCCTTCCCCAAGAGATTACCTGATTTCTATGCTGCTATCTGATTTGCAGTATCAGGATGAAAAGAATAGATAAAGCAAGGTTAGTACTAATGAGTGATATTTAGTTTTGATAATAGATAATGAGTGATATTTAGTTTTAATAATAGATGATGAGGTAGCACATCAGGTTACGAATTTCATTTTGAGAATAGGTCCAAGGGTGTTCCTTATAATAGTTTTATGTCCTGCACGGCGTTTGCTGTATCGAATGATTGTAATAACATGTTAATCGATTGATTCCCGCAAAAAGCATTTTAATTGATTAATTTATGGGGTTgagttttttcaaaaaaatagtgataatttccttttattttctcttAATATAGTAAAATAACAAAATTCTAATTTGGGCTATGCTCTACCCGTAGAGCTGCCATGCTAGTTTTGCCGGTCCATTTGCATTTCTGTGAACGGACAGATGTTTCTCTGGAGAGGCCTTATTCTTTGGGTTAACCTATGAAGCAAGTGGGCTGCACTAGTGTTGATTTGTAGGCTCAATTCTCCACTCGACCAAGTGCAGAGTGTAAAAAATCTCAAATAGAAAAGTGCAACGAGTAGTAGGTACTCTAAAAAATTTTGTGGCTAGAAATATATTTGAAAAACACTTAAATTTGGATAAAAAATCATCGTCAGCCATATGTACTAATTAATCACAATTACTCCCCTAAtattagttcaaaactgcgacatttattttggatcggagggagtagtatgttcTTCCATAAGTATCCAATAGTAGCTATCCATGTGTCCATAGATAACATATACTTATATCCATTCCCTGTAAAAAAGGATATATATCCATTTATTTCTTACTTGAATTAAAGCATTAATTAAAACATTTAATTCATACTTATAATTGGCCAGGCAGGCACACCAATGTACTTACGGGTCTATATAAGCAACACAACAAATCTCAAATAACAACACAGCGCAAAAGAACTGCAGTACGTCAGCGTAGCTAGTCTCCCTACTGTAAATCGATCATGGTGATAGTGAAGAAGAACACGAGCGCCCTGTGCTGCTTCGTGGCCACACTCATGGTGGTCATGGCTGCCACCCTTCTTCTCTCCTCGTGCGACGCCCGCAAACAGGTTAGTCAGTTAAATTTGCTATATATAATTTGCAATGTCGCCGTCGTTGAGATCGGAAGTTGGAGCACATGTTTTTCAGATTAGATATCTAATCTGTGCATATTTTTATCGTTCATTTATTTACATGCATATGCAGATGGTTGAGCCCCGTGCTTTTCCCCTGCCGGCTTCGTGCTACTCCAAACACTTCCCGAACTGCACGGACGAGCGGTGCAAGAAGTTCTGCGGCAGTGACGACATGCCACCGGTCTCTGCGGCCTTCTGCAATGACGGCAATAACTGTTGTTGTCCCGTTATCTAGGAGGAAATGGAGATGTCAATAATATAAGCAAGAGATCAGACTCTTCCTAAAATCTTTGTAAACCAGCTTTTTCGGCAAAAAAAATTGACGATTTTATCATTGTGTGTCTCATTAGTTCGTGTACGTGGAGACATATCGAAAGTAATGAAGCTTGAACAAACATGGTGTGTTACCTGCGTGTTGACAGCACTATCGCATACAAGTTTGTTGTTTATCGACTAGATGGACATGAGAATCTCAGCAAGTTCTCTTACTGTTTCAAACTTCACCCAGAATGCAAGTATCTCTACACTTCCCTTAATGATGTTCCTATTTAGTCCCTAAATAAATTCATCAAGGATTGACAATTTTTCTATTCTATTTGTGGAAGGGATATGAATTACATATGACCTTAGTTTACAATCAAAAATAGAAATGTTTCACGTTCTACATGAACTGTCAACCATTAATTTAGTTCTTGCAAGCAAAATATATCAGTCAAATCTTAGACAAGGATATATGTTTTGTCTTAACTCTATTGTATCATCATAACAATGTGCTCGTTGGCATATGGCATATCAACATTACTTAGCTCCATATATGCAGAGAATATATGCATTGGTCAATATATAAGTAAGTTGTATCCAGAGTTGTACAACAAAATTAGGAAATGTAGCATAAAGCAACACATTTACACTACTAAAAACTACCATTTTACCTAGGGCCAAGGTCTTTACCTAGAGTTCATTGGCCTCCTCAAGGGAAAGAAAATGCACGAGGGCATCTCCAAGGGAGACCCGCAAAACTCCAGTATATGTTCGACCGGGCACTTTCATTCACTTTTGCAATCCAACACGGTTCTGCATCGGTCCGCGAAGTGGTCCGGACGTACATTTTTTGACAAAGTGGAGACAAATATGAGGGAGCTATACCGGAGTCCGGACATCCACCTGACCAACCAAAAACCTCTGACTGGTCCTCCTCTCTTCTCTCTGTCCGCACATGCatggtccccctcttctctctcctcCCAACTGGACACCACAGCACAATATCCCACCACATGCATGGTCCCCGCCTACTTTTTCTCCTCCTAGCCAGATTACTTTGTAAAGTTAGCGTTAGATGGCTCCCTCCTGTATGTTGTCCGCGGACCACGTCCTGACACAAAAATGGACATATACCAGAGGAATTTGCGGGTCAGCATTAGAGATGCACTGAACAGTATACCCTAGGGAAATATCATTTTCTAGTAAAAAAGAATTTGAAACAAATTCACCTAAGGTTGGTAGCCAGCGCGACATATGTTTGGCTTCAGTTTTGCACACATTGAGCCCACTTATCAGCGAGAGTCAGACATGACatgcgaaggaaatatgccctagaggcaataataaagttattattttatatttccttatatcatgataaatctttattattcatgctagaattgtattaaccgaaaacttgatctATGTGCGGATACATAGATAAAACagtatgtccctagtaagcctctactagactagctcgttaatcaaagatggttaagttttctaaccatatagacatgtattgtcatttgatgaacaagatcacatcattaggagaattatgtgatggacaagacccatccgttagcttagcatattgatcgttcagttttattgctattgctttcttcatgtcatatacatattcctttgactatgagattatgcaactccctgataccggaggaataccttgtgtgctatcaaacgccacaacgtaactgagtgattataaagatgctctataggtatctccgaaggtgtttgttgggttggcatagatcgagattaggatttgtcactccgagtattggagaggtacctctgggccctctcgataatgcacatcataagaagtcttgcaagcaaaatgactaatgagttagttataggatgatgcattacgaaacgagtaaagagacttgccggtaacgagattgaactaggtatgaagataccgacgatcaaatctcgggcaagtaacataccgataacaaagggaataacgtgtgttgtcataacggtttgaccgataaagatcttcgtagaatatgtaggagccaatatgagcatccaggttccgctattggttactgaccgaagaggtgtctcggccatgtctacatagttctcgaacccgtagggtccgcacgcttaacgttcgatgacgattttgtat from Triticum aestivum cultivar Chinese Spring chromosome 3B, IWGSC CS RefSeq v2.1, whole genome shotgun sequence includes these protein-coding regions:
- the LOC123067299 gene encoding uncharacterized protein, with translation MVIVKKNTSALCCFVATLMVVMAATLLLSSCDARKQMVEPRAFPLPASCYSKHFPNCTDERCKKFCGSDDMPPVSAAFCNDGNNCCCPVI